A window of the Podospora bellae-mahoneyi strain CBS 112042 chromosome 6, whole genome shotgun sequence genome harbors these coding sequences:
- the ICL2 gene encoding mitochondrial 2-methylisocitrate lyase (EggNog:ENOG503NU9G; COG:C), with protein MLRTILPSVPRRTLTARLTSALSSGSARAHAVRSLSTTAVTRMSSLPPANPPLTTTSAFEAYQLLPEAQKAGAAEDALFEAQVKEVEAWWASSRFEGIKRDWTAADVVSKRGSLQQNYPSSVMARKLWNLVREREAAGKPIHTLGAIDPIQMTQQAPHQEVLYISGWACSSLLTTTNEVSPDFGDYPYNTVPNQVQRLFKAQSMHDRKHWFLRSKMSPEERAKTSYTDYLRPIIADGDTGHGGLTAVMKLAKLFAENGAAAVHFEDQMHGGKKCGHLAGKVLVPTSEHINRLKAARFQWDVMGTENLVIARTDSESGKLISSSIDVRDHEFILGVADPSVRSLAETLASMEAKGASGSEIDAFEAQWVKSTKLVTFDEAAVAHFEKHGVPQEKIAGYQSAVKADRDMGISERRKLASSITPDAFVYWDWDVPRTREGFYHFRNGMNAATKRALAFGPYADLLWVETGDPNVQVAKDLGQAVRSVYPGKGLVYNLSPSFNWMAHGFTPETLRSFIWDIAKEGFVLQLVSLAGLHSTATISNELAKKFKEDGMAAYVELVQRREKELGVDVLTHQKWSGASYVDAVLGHIQSGSSGSKSMGEGNTEGQFE; from the coding sequence ATGCTGCGCACCATTCTCCCCAGCGTCCCCCGGCGGACCCTGACTGCACGGCTAACCTCCGCCTTGTCTTCCGGATCAGCTAGGGCGCACGCCGTTCGCTCCCTATCTACAACTGCGGTCACCAGAATGTCTTCTCTCCCACCAGCAAACCCACCACTGACCACGACGTCAGCTTTTGAGGCCTACCAGCTCTTGCCCGAGGCGCAAAAGGCCGGAGCGGCCGAAGATGCCTTGTTCGAAGCTCAAGTCAAGGAGGTTGAAGCCTGGTGGGCTTCTTCGCGTTTTGAGGGCATCAAGCGCGACTGGACAGCCGCCGATGTCGTGAGCAAGCGCGGCTCCCTCCAGCAAAACTACCCCAGCTCCGTCATGGCGCGCAAGCTATGGAACCTCGTCCGTGAGCGCGAAGCTGCTGGCAAGCCCATCCACACACTGGGCGCCATCGACCCTATCCAGATGACACAACAAGCGCCGCATCAGGAGGTCCTCTACATCTCTGGCTGGGCCTGCTCCTCGCTCTTGACGACCACCAACGAGGTTTCCCCTGACTTTGGCGACTACCCTTACAACACGGTTCCCAACCAGGTCCAGCGCCTGTTCAAGGCGCAAAGCATGCACGACCGCAAGCACTGGTTCCTGCGCTCCAAGATGAGCCCCGAGGAGCGCGCAAAGACCTCTTACACTGACTACCTCCGCCCTATTATTGCAGATGGCGATACTGGTCACGGTGGTTTGACCGCCGTCATGAAGCTGGCCAAGCTCTTTGCTGAGAACGGCGCGGCGGCGGTGCACTTTGAGGACCAGATGCACGGCGGTAAGAAGTGCGGGCATTTGGCTGGCAAGGTTCTCGTCCCAACGAGCGAGCACATCAACCGCCTCAAGGCTGCCCGGTTCCAGTGGGATGTCATGGGAACTGAAAACTTGGTGATCGCCCGTACCGACTCGGAGAGCGGCAAGCTTATTTCGTCATCTATTGACGTCCGTGATCACGAGTTCATCCTCGGTGTTGCGGACCCCTCAGTTCGGTCTCTTGCCGAAACGCTGGCTTCGATGGAAGCAAAGGGTGCCTCTGGTTCAGAGATTGACGCCTTTGAGGCCCAGTGGGTCAAGTCAACCAAGCTGGTCACCTTTGACGAGGCTGCCGTTGCCCACTTTGAGAAGCATGGTGTGCCCCAGGAGAAAATTGCAGGGTACCAGTCTGCCGTCAAGGCTGACAGGGACATGGGCATTTCTGAGCGCCGCAAGCTTGCCTCGTCGATTACCCCTGATGCCTTTGTGTACTGGGACTGGGATGTCCCCCGCACCCGTGAGGGCTTCTACCACTTCCGCAACGGCATGAACGCTGCTACCAAGCGTGCGTTGGCTTTTGGTCCCTATGCCGACCTTCTCTGGGTTGAGACTGGTGACCCGAATGTGCAGGTGGCTAAGGATCTTGGTCAGGCTGTCAGGTCGGTCTACCCTGGCAAAGGGCTGGTGTATAACCTCAGCCCCTCGTTCAACTGGATGGCGCATGGGTTTACCCCCGAGACGCTCAGAAGCTTCATCTGGGATATTGCCAAGGAGGGGTTTGTCCTTCAGCTTGTCAGCTTGGCTGGTCTGCACAGCACCGCGACAATCAGCAatgagctggccaagaagtTCAAGGAGGATGGCATGGCTGCTTATGTGGAGCTTGTTCAGAGAAGGGAGAAAGagttgggtgttgatgttttgaCACACCAAAAATGGAGCGGTGCTAGCTACGTTGATGCTGTGTTGGGCCATATTCAGAGTGGCAGCTCAGGGAGTAAGAGTATGGGTGAGGGGAATACGGAGGGGCAGTTTGAGTAG
- a CDS encoding hypothetical protein (COG:Q; EggNog:ENOG503NWE0), translating into MSGRLAGKNAIVTGAAGGIGLETTILFAREGANVLMADISEEALSRAQAKVKQLVPAAGKIETTICDVSKESAVQAAVESLDAWGGVDVMFNNAGIMHARDDDAVNTPEDIWDLTQNINVKGVWFGCKHAVLSLRRHNKTKGSIINTASVVALVGSATPQLAYTASKGAVLAMTRELAIVHAREGYRFNSLCPAPLNTPLLQDWLGDDKAKRHRREVHFPTGRFGEAIEQAQAVLFLASDDSSFVNGHDFVVDGGMTKAYVTPEGPAAPAPVNNASKDSL; encoded by the exons ATGTCCGGTCGTCTAGCTGGTAAAAACGCCATTGTCACCGGCGCCGCCGG TGGCATCGGCCTCGAAACAaccatcctcttcgcccGTGAAGGCGCCAACGTCCTCATGGCCGACATATCCGAAGAAGCCCTCTCCCGCGCCCAAGCAAAAGTCAAACAGCTCGTCCCCGCCGCTGGCAAGATCGAAACCACCATCTGCGACGTCTCCAAGGAGTCTGCCGTCCAAGCCGCCGTCGAGTCCCTCGACGCCTGGGGCGGCGTCGACGTCATGTTCAACAATGCTGGCATCATGCATGCCCGCGACGACGACGCGGTCAACACCCCCGAAGACATCTGGGATCTGACGCAAAATATCAACGTCAAGGGCGTCTGGTTTGGTTGCAAGCACGCCGTCCTTTCGTTGCGGAGacacaacaagaccaaggggTCGATCATCAACACTGCGTCTGTTGTTGCGCTTGTCGGGTCGGCTACACCGCAGTTGGCTTACACCGCTAGCAAGGGTGCTGTGTTGGCCATGACGAGGGAGCTGGCGATTGTGCATGCCAGGGAGGGGTATCGATTCAACAGCTTGTGCCCTGCGCCGTTGAACACCCCTTTGCTGCAGGATTGGTTGGGCGATGACAAGGCCAAAAGACACAGGAGAGAGGTGCACTTCCCTACTGGCAGATTCGGGGAGGCCATTGAGCAGGCGCAGGCGGTTCTGTTCTTGGCCAGCGATGACAGCAGCTTTGTCAACGGCCATGACTttgtggtggatggtggtaTGACCAAGGCGTATGTCACCCCCGAGGGCCCGGCTGCCCCGGCGCCCGTGAATAACGCCTCCAAGGACAGCTTGTAA
- a CDS encoding hypothetical protein (EggNog:ENOG503PEJW; COG:S) has protein sequence MSTPETAEEGLDVTKPVDINKLHIEEIDPDGDLVLHVGADSDPTPRTFRVDPAALRRASPVFKAMLFGPSAESKPAREQWLISLPEDDPDDFEIILQIVHCQFHVRRIPRKLMTRKAVYGLLLLTDKYQMTHLLAPWKHTLVDFGRNGEVKWQGYKDIRWCPFEAFLSWQLGFSRVFRAHTVQIVYHCWIDPQSRVLVFNNDQGDKTPLRQLRFGPLDMEGESPVCA, from the coding sequence ATGTCGACCCCGGAAACCGCCGAGGAAGGCCTTGATGTCACAAAGCCAGTCGATATCAACAAACTCCACATCGAGGAAATCGATCCAGACGGGGATCTTGTTCTCCATGTCGGAGCCGACTCGGACCCCACCCCCCGCACTTTCAGAGTCGATCCGGCAGCCCTTCGCCGTGCATCCCCAGTGTTCAAGGCAATGCTATTCGGTCCTTCGGCAGAGTCCAAACCTGCACGCGAGCAGTGGCTGATTTCGCTGCCAGAGGACGACCCCGATGACTTTGAAATCATCCTGCAAATCGTCCACTGCCAATTCCATGTCAGAAGGATCCCCAGGAAGCTCATGACAAGGAAAGCGGTCTACGGCTTGCTGCTTCTCACTGACAAGTACCAAATGACTCACTTGCTCGCGCCGTGGAAGCACACGTTGGTAGATTTTGGAAGAAATGGGGAAGTGAAGTGGCAGGGTTACAAAGACATCAGATGGTGCCCGTTTGAGGCATTTCTATCCTGGCAATTGGGCTTCTCGAGAGTCTTCAGAGCTCACACTGTTCAAATTGTGTACCATTGCTGGATCGATCCGCAAAGCAGAGTCCTGGTATTCAACAATGACCAGGGGGATAAGACGCCGCTCCGCCAGTTACGTTTTGGTCCTCTTGATATGGAAGGCGAGTCACCTGTCTGTGCGTAG
- a CDS encoding hypothetical protein (EggNog:ENOG503NV85; COG:I): MALTTAYSGAPAGRMPFDNAFGFTFSQPFQHESDFTPANHRVPKVNDEQPIFVDNKSGRALTYSQIRADSLALASGLLSLPNLDPTEIKKLPPTPSCPQGPEIAPVVLIQLPNCLPFAPILLGTFASGFTATLVSPALTADEVAWILQNAKPRVIITATACLEAMKAAIGKQEGDKSFWNGVPVFTVDAVNDTYPLAFSGQSNPQDWRQLLQAKRKPSVQPNQRLNEQQAKARTAVILWSSGTSGRSKGVLLSHHALNFATASLWHDADYYPPSGPQRWLGFAPFYHVFGLCNVFLLGIAAGARVFIMQGFKLPDMLEGIRKRQITYVHMSPPVAVMLAKAEVVEEYAKRDPKTGKNGFSSVVGAVTGGAPLGHEVVVQVYKRCGFRIRLGYGLSETCSTALQRGLGEREMGEQAGDTGLPHWGVEVMIASGEGYATKEGEKTPAAGVDVEGEVLVKAPGLMSAYLPVGLFSGAKPDMSVTNEALTADGWFRTGDVGALCKAGRLRITDRLKELIKVRAYQVAPAELEAVLCSSESVGDAGVVGVYDDDEATEWPRAFVVPAGGKENKSRADLEKLAVELKELVEKRTAKYKWLVGGIVFVDQVPKSPSGKILRRLLKSGAEGTKGVEIKLYEKKKRSAKL, encoded by the exons ATGGCTCTCACGACAGCTTACTCCGGTGCGCCGGCCGGGAGGATGCCCTTTGACAACGCCTTCGGGTTTACCTTTAGCCAACCGTTCCAGCACGAAAGCGACTTCACACCGGCAAACCACCGGGTACCCAAGGTGAATGACGAGCAGCCTATTTTTGTGGACAACAAGTCTG GTCGTGCATTAACCTACTCCCAAATCCGCGCCGATTCTCTTGCCTTGGCGTCCGGCCTGTTGAGCCTGCCAAATCTCGACCCGACCGAAATCAAGAAACTCCCTCCCACACCATCATGTCCCCAAGGCCCAGAGATTGCaccggtggtgttgattcAACTACCGAATTGCCTCCCCTTTGCGCCTATTCTCCTGGGTACTTTTGCCTCGGGGTTCACGGCTACGCTTGTCTCGCCTGCCCTGACGGCGGATGAAGTTGCCTGGATTTTGCAAAATGCCAAACCGAGGGTCATCATCACTGCGACGGCGTGCTTGGAGGCTATGAAGGCCGCTATTGGGAAGCAAGAAGGGGACAAGAGTTTCTGGAATGGGGTGCCAGTGTTTACCGTTGATGCTGTCAACGATACCTACCCTCTGGCGTTCTCGGGACAGTCAAATCCCCAAGATTGGAGACAACTCCTGCAAGCGAAAAGGAAGCCATCTGTCCAGCCAAATCAGCGGCTTAACGAGCAGCAAGCCAAAGCCCGGACGGCGGTTATCCTCTGGTCATCCGGCACATCAGGCAGATCAAAAGGTgttctcctctcccaccacgcCCTCAACttcgccaccgcctccctctggcACGACGCCGATTATTATCCTCCTAGCGGCCCGCAGCGCTGGCTGGGGTTTGCCCCGTTTTACCATGTCTTTGGTCTCTGCAATGTTTTCCTGTTGGGCATCGCCGCCGGGGCGAGGGTGTTTATCATGCAGGGGTTCAAACTCCCGGACATGCTCGAGGGGATAAGGAAGCGTCAGATCACGTACGTGCACATGTCGCCTCCTGTCGCGGTGATGCTGGCcaaggcggaggtggtggaggagtatGCCAAGCGAGACCCAAAGACGGGGAAGAACGGGTTTAGCTCTGTTGTTGGGGCGGTGACGGGGGGTGCGCCGCTGGGGCATGAGGTGGTTGTGCAGGTGTACAAGAGGTGCGGGTTTAGGATTCGGTTGGGGTACGGGCTGAGCGAGACTTGCAGTACGGCGTTgcagagggggttgggggagagggagatgggggagcaGGCGGGGGATACGGGGTTGCCGcattggggggtggaggtcATGATTGCTAGCGGGGAGGGGTATGCGACcaaggaaggggagaagacgccggcggcgggggtggatgtggagggggaggtgttggttaAAGCACCCGGGTTGATGTCGGCGTATCTGCCGGTGGGGCTGTTTTCGGGGGCGAAGCCGGACATGTCGGTTACGAATGAGGCGCTCACGGCGGATGGGTGGTTCAGGACGGGCGATGTCGGTGCCCTGTGcaaggcggggaggttgaggatcaCGGATCGGTTGAAGGAGTTGATCAAGGTCAGGGCGTATCAGGTTGCGCCGGCTGAGCTGGAGGCGGTGCTCTGCAGCAGCGAGTCGGTCGGCGACGctggtgtggttggtgtctatgatgacgacgaggctACCGAGTGGCCGAGAGCTTTTGTCGTCCCTGCCGGCGGGAAGGAGAATAAGTCACGGGCTGATctggagaagctggctgTTGAGCTGAAAGAGCTTGTGGAGAAGCGCACGGCCAAGTACAAGTGGCTGGTGGGTGGGATTGTGTTTGTTGACCAGGTGCCCAAGAGTCCAAGCGGCAAGATTCTCAGAAGGCTGCTGAAGAGCGGTGCAGAAGGGACCAAGGGGGTCGAGATCAAGCTCtacgagaagaaaaagaggagcgCCAAGTTGTAA
- the CIT3 gene encoding citrate synthase (EggNog:ENOG503NU5Z; COG:H), whose amino-acid sequence MALNFRKAPRALGALRPLAATPVRYAPITRRTYSTAEPDLKTTLKEVIPAKRELFKKVKAHGSKVIGEVKVENTIGGMRGLKAMVWEGSVLDANEGIRFHGRTIKDCQKELPKGKTGTEMLPEAMFWLLLTGKVPSVKQTRQFSRELAEQGQLPDFVTKLLDNFPKDLHPMTQFAIAVSALNYTSKFAKAYEEGLNKADYWEPTFDDCISLLAKLPTIAAKIYQNSYKGGGALPAEIDLEQDWSYNFAAMLGKGGKENENFQDLLRLYLALHGDHEGGNVSAHTTHLVGSALSDPFLSYSAGLQGLAGPLHGLAAQEVLRWIIQMKEAIPTNYTEDDIHDYLWSTLNSGRVVPGYGHAVLRKPDPRFEALMDYAAARPEIAADPVFQLVEKNSRIAPEVLKKHGKTKNPYPNVDSSSGVLFHHYGFHETLYYTATFGVSRGLGPLAQLIWDRALGLPIERPKSINLEGLLKQVEGQ is encoded by the exons ATGGCTTTGAACTTCAGAAAGGCTCCCCGCGCATTGGGCGCTCTGCGT CCTCTTGCTGCCACTCCAGTTAGATATGCCCCAATTACACGACGAACATACTCTACCGCCGAACCCGACCTCAAGACAACGCTCAAGGAGGTGATCCCTGCCAAGCGCGAGCTgttcaagaaggtcaaggccCACGGCTCCAAGGTCATTGGCGAGGTCAAGGTTGAGAACACAATTGGTGGTATGCGCGGCCTCAAGGCCATGGTATGGGAGGGTTCTGTGCTCGATGCCAACGAGGGTATTCGCTTCCACGGCCGTACCATCAAGGACTGCCAAAAGGAGCTGCCCAAGGGCAAGACCGGCACCGAGATGCTTCCGGAGGCCATGTTCTGGCTTTTGCTTACTGGCAAAGTGCCCTCTGTCAAGCAGACCCGCCAGTTCTCGCGTGAGCTCGCCGAGCAAGGCCAGCTCCCAGACTTTGTCACCAAGCTGCTTGACAACTTCCCCAAGGACCTCCACCCAATGACCCAATTTGCCATTGCTGTTTCCGCCTTGAACTACACATCCAAGTTTGCCAAGGCCTACGAAGAGGGCCTCAACAAGGCCGATTACTGGGAGCCTACCTTTGACGACTGCATATCTCTTCTCGCCAAATTGCCCACTATCGCGGCCAAGATCTACCAAAACTCCTACAAGGGTGGCGGTGCTCTTCCCGCCGAGATCGACCTCGAGCAAGATTGGTCCTACAACTTCGCCGCCATGCTCGGCAAGGGCGGCAAGGAGAACGAGAACTTCCAAgacctcctccgtctctACCTCGCCCTCCACGGTGACCACGAAGGCGGCAACGTCTCGGCCCATACCACCCACCTGGTTGGTAGCGCACTGAGCGACCCCTTCCTCAGCTACAGCGCCGGTCTCCAGGGTCTCGCCGGCCCCCTCCACGGCCTCGCCGCCCAGGAAGTCCTCCGCTGGATCATCCAGATGAAGGAGGCCATCCCCACTAACTACACCGAAGACGACATCCACGACTACCTCTGGTCCACCCTCAACAGCGGCCGTGTCGTGCCCGGTTACGGCCACGCCGTGCTCCGTAAGCCGGATCCACGCTTCGAGGCCCTGATGGACTACGCCGCTGCCCGCCCCGAGATCGCCGCCGACCCAGTCTTCCAGCTTGTGGAGAAGAACAGCCGTATTGCGCCTGAGGTGCTGAAGAAGCATGGAAAGACCAAGAACCCCTACCCCAATGTGGACTCTAGCTCTGGTGTGCTGTTCCACCACTACGGCTTCCACGAGACGCTGTACTATACCGCCACTTTTGGCGTCAGCAGAGGATTGGGCCCGTTGGCGCAGCTGATCTGGGATCGGGCGTTGGGTCTGCCCATTGAGAGGCCTAAGAGCATCaatttggaggggttgttgaagcaaGTTGAGGGGCAGTAG
- a CDS encoding hypothetical protein (EggNog:ENOG503PEJW; COG:S): MDQTGPSHYQRTTLVDFRLILNIAHGNFTGVSRAISFGAELYNLLILCDKYDLTALIGPWVRKWLFLFHIQHVMPVPMLPFIIWERLIQLRVELNRARMTRAFKEQSAGFHRYMLASNHSFNKGTGEVVVGVSALGARVGELLDWMAEGFYTIVKESTRDPVVPETLIGYWNYDKHWTVQWGGRFVSPEDME, encoded by the exons ATGGATCAGACTGGACCGTCACATTACCAGAGGACGACCCTTGTTGATTTTAGGCTCATACTCAACATCGCACATGGCAATTTTACTGGTGTGTCAAGAGCCATCTCGTTTGGCGCAGAGCTTTACAACCTACTCATCCTTTGTGACAAATACGACCTGACAGCGTTGATCGGTCCCTGGGTTAGGAAGTGGCTTTTCCTGTTCCACATTCAGCATGTGATGCCAGTACCAATGCTGCCATTCATCATCTGGGAA AGACTCATCCAACTAAGAGTCGAGCTCAATAGAGCGCGGATGACGCGGGCCTTTAAGGAACAGAGCGCAGGTTTTCATCGCTACATGCTGGCATCGAACCATTCCTTTAACAAGGGCacgggggaggttgtggtcgGTGTCAGCGCTCTGGGGGCGCGAGTTGGGGAATTGCTGGATTGGATGGCAGAGGGGTTTTATACTATCGTGAAAGAAAGTACTCGTGATCCTGTGGTGCCGGAGACTCTGATTGGATACTGGAATTACGACAAACACTGGACTGTACAATGGGGAGGTCGTTTTGTGTCACCAGAGGACATGGAATAG
- a CDS encoding hypothetical protein (EggNog:ENOG503PEJW; COG:S), which produces MRLGRIAGCFRPLLACVLRSDLPQTWVRLHLPTQQQHLTHQIDPRCRAIQSDLPRVLATRSEKPSRTNKKLATKEKVGTSEAAAVEKTVAPATVVGKSPVVENIDEDGDLVLHVGPTSNLRAFKIDSSTLRRTSEVFRAWICRWRTDKRAIHNGLKTILHIVHGQFDQATKTMAESDGSMLYELLVLCDKYNMAYMIKPWANAWLNRTIKDTQDKPSYWKLAFIAWELGRYDLFTESCQNIILASQASHDGSGLVAYGCQLGDCRLGPLKMEERFEPIRYAIIQALLDFYHTEVKDRLLEKVPTHSPVQPTASHSVGRSPTLSFGNTRQTSSRSPMTNTACNQIVLGGIIQATVTLLRGSTKTENMDAGILVLLPTEASELKDSPAKLIGQMTTIFQAVQPWGSAHENCHPAARFLSFQKTIKEFTAECNKGWEGLLLTPADKSRLAKRKVLFD; this is translated from the exons ATGAGGTTGGGTAGAATCGCAGGTTGCTTCCGTCCCCTGTTGGCTTGTGTGCT CCGAAGCGACCTCCCGCAAACCTGGGTCAGGCTACATCTAccaactcaacaacaacacctcaCCCATCAGATCGATCCAAGATGTCGAGCGATCCAATCGGACCTACCGAGGGTCCTGGCAACCCGGTCGGAAAAGCCGTCGAGAACCAACAAGAAGCTGGCAACCAAGGAAAAGGTCGGAACAAGCGAGGCCGCCGCTGTTGAGAAGACCGTTGCACCTGCAACTGTTGTCGGCAAAAGCCCCGTCGTCGAGAAcattgatgaggatggcgatCTTGTCCTCCATGTCGGCCCCACTTCAAACCTGAGGGCATTCAAAATCGACTCCTCTACTCTTCGCCGCACCTCTGAAGTCTTCCGAGCGTGGATTTGCCGCTGGAGGACCGACAAACGAGCGATTCACAATGG TCTCAAAACTATCCTTCATATTGTCCACGGACAGTTTGACCAAGCCACAAAGACCATGGCGGAGAGCGACGGCAGTATGCTATACGAGCTGCTGGTGCTTTGCGACAAATATAACATGGCCTACATGATCAAGCCCTGGGCTAATGCATGGCTCAATCGCACCATCAAGGACACGCAAGATAAGCCCAGCTACTGGAAGCTTGCATTCATTGCTTGGGAATTAGGACGTTATGATCTATTCACCGAGAGCTGTCAAAATATCATCCTTGCGTCCCAGGCTTCCCATGATGGAAGCGGACTAGTGGCTTATGGATGCCAGTTGGGTGACTGCCGCCTTGGCCCTCTCAAGATGGAAG AGAGATTCGAACCGATCAGGTACGCGATTATTCAAGCTCTACTCGACTTCTACCACACTGAGGTCAAGGATCGTCTGCTTGAGAAGGTCCCTACCCACAGTCCCGTTCAACCTACTGCATCGCACTCTGTAGGGAGATCACCAACCCTGTCATTCGGCAACACTCGCCAAACCTCATCTCGTTCCCCAATGACCAACACCGCGTGCAATCAGATTGTTCTGGGGGGCATCATCCAGGCCACCGTGACGCTACTACGGGGCTCAACCAAAACTGAGAATATGGACGCTGGAATCTTGGTCCTTCTTCCCACTGAGGCATCTGAGCTCAAGGATAGCCCTGCCAAGCTCATTGGACAGATGACTACTATCTTCCAAGCCGTTCAGCCATGGGGATCTGCTCACGAGAACTGCCATCCTGCAGCCAGGTTTCTGTCTTTTCAGAAAACCATCAAGGAGTTCACGGCAGAGTGTAATAAAGGATGGGAGGGTCTGCTGTTGACTCCAGCAGATAAAAGCAGACTGGCCAAGAGAAAGGTGCTCTTTGACTGA
- a CDS encoding hypothetical protein (EggNog:ENOG503NU9T; COG:E), with product MGQQEKEQEITVEQLPDLLANDNAVKLAGVDVDGQLRGKLVSKKKFLSIAKSGFGFCSVIFGWDMHDMTYVRELKVSNKENGYRDIIAVPDLQSYRRIPWEDNVPFFLVSFFDPDTKNSVSACPRGLVKAQLEKFKTINVGAMAGAEYEFYQFKSPSNKQNDNLTSGTAAFLQQNPPHSLPALTEGMFGYSLTRPVHNSGYYYDVFNSCEAFRCNIEGWHTESGPGVYEAALEFGEAAQMADRASLFKYVVKSVATKYDITPCFMAKPKQGLPGNSGHMHISLVNHRGENLLFRGGKDEKAQYSDIESLSDLGRHFLAGILEGLPDVMPMVAPTINSYKRLVENFWAPVTVSWGLEHRAASIRLIAPPTCKPAATRFEIRVPGADANPYYVMAAMLALGWRGIEKKLEIPCPPLGKGEEVGGESDKGVRLAKSLKEANDRFTRTGSIAREVFGDEFVDHFGGTREHEIRLWDEAVTDWEMKRYIETV from the exons aTGGGCCAACAGGAGAAAGAACAAGAGATCACGGTGGAACAACTCCCAGACCTCCTTGCCAACGACAATGCTGTCAAGCTCGCCGGTGTCGATGTTGACGGCCAGCTCCGTGGCAAGCTCgtctccaagaagaagttCCTCTCGATCGCAAAGAGTGGCTTTGGCTTCTGCTCTGTCATCTTCGGCTGGGATATGCACGATATGACTTATGTGCGCGAGCTCAAGGTCAGCAACAAGGAGAATGGATACAGGGATATTATTGCAGTGCCGGACTTGCAGAGCTACAGGCGCATTCCATGGGAAGACAATGTGCCGTTTTTCCTGGTCAGCTTCTTTGATCCTGATACGAAGAATTCCGTTTCTGCGTGCCCGAGAGGTCTGGTCAAGGCGCAACTCGAGAAGTTCAAGACGATCAATGTCGGAGCCATGGCGGGAG CCGAGTACGAGTTCTACCAGTTCAAGAGCCCTTCCAACAAGCAAAACGATAACTTGACCTCTGGTACCGCGGCATTCTTGCAACAAAACCCGCCACATAGTCTACCCGCTCTGACTGAAGGCATGTTTGGATACAGCTTGACGAGACCGGTCCACAACAGCGGGTACTACTACGACGTCTTCAACAGCTGTGAGGCTTTCAGGTGCAACATCGAGGGGTGGCATACCGAAAGCGGACCGGGAGTCTACGAAGCAGCGCTCGAGTTTGGTGAAGCAGCGCAGATGGCAGATCGCGCGAGTTTGTTCAAGTATGTGGTCAAGTCAGTCGCGACCAAGTACGACATCACGCCATGCTTCATGGCAAAACCCAAGCAAGGCTTGCCCGGAAACAGTGGGCACATGCATATTTCACTCGTCAACCACCGCGGGGAAAATTTGCTGTTCCGTGGAGGAAAGGACGAGAAGGCTCAGTACTCAGACATTGAGTCTCTGTCGGACTTGGGAAGACACTTTTTGGCTGGTATTCTGGAAGGTCTGCCAGATGTCATGCCCATGGTAGCGCCCACGATCAACAGTTACAAGCGGTTGGTGGAGAACTTTTGGGCTCCTGTCACGGTGTCATGGGGCCTTGAGCACAGAGCGGCTTCCATCCGGCTCATTGCGCCTCCTACCTGCAAGCCGGCTGCCACGAGATTCGAGATCCGGGTTCCTGGTGCAGACGCAAACCCATACTACGTCATGGCTGCCATGCTCGCACTCGGCTGGCGCGGTATCGAGAAGAAACTGGAGATTCCGTGCCCTCCGCTTGGAAAGGGCGAGGAAGTCGGCGGTGAGTCGGATAAGGGGGTGAGACTGGCCAAGAGCCTCAAGGAGGCCAACGACCGGTTCACTCGCACCGGCAGCATCgcgagggaggtgtttggtGACGAGTTTGTGGACCACTTTGGTGGTACAAGAGAGCACGAGATAAGACTGTGGGATGAGGCTGTTACTGATTG GGAGATGAAACGTTATATCGAGACTGTGTGA